A stretch of Fusarium poae strain DAOMC 252244 chromosome 2, whole genome shotgun sequence DNA encodes these proteins:
- the CMT1 gene encoding Alpha-1,3-mannosyltransferase cmt1 (BUSCO:22448at5125), producing MGEEELTPPYSHGSPSLETSLMVQLARKIAQETEKLDNYFKSNGLPDLGFGTNAPDDLPRLPEDIQKCRLEISSATKQLELLVRGPRETIRWGIWSYLDTLSLQILNSFKIYDLVPLNGSISLGDLQTKTTLDSVNLARALRHAMTNKIFQEPMPGFIAHSAASKILAQDGNLQAWVGLNGEDFFPAGAHTLEALCADPKATSLTRTGFNHAWGTVDKEPMFVTFGKDPPRGKRFAVAMASLTGGEGYEVGHFVDNYDFSEVDANEGTFVDVGGSHGFVCVDLARKWSKMKFVVQDLPKTVGSAPNPICEDEGVTQRISLQAHDFFTEQPAKGADVFFFRWIFHNLASHYAVTILKNLIPALKPGARILINDHCLREPGVENNWDEKLMRSMDLLMLTLLNSQERTEKEFEKLFKAADERFVFKGVTRPEGCRMSIIEAVWQP from the exons ATGGGCGAAGAAGAACTTACTCCGCCATACTCGCATGGCTCGCCAAGCTTAGAGACATCTCTCATGGTACAGTTGGCGAGGAAGATTGCccaagaaacagaaaagcTTGACAATTATTTCAAAAGCAACGGGCTACCAGATCTGGGGTTTGGTACCAATGCCCCCGATGATCTCCCTAGGCTACCAGAGGATATACAGAAATGCCGACTGGAGATTTCATCGGCCACAAAACAACTAGAACTTCTCGTAAGAGGACCCAGAGAGACTATCAGATGGGGTATATGGAGT TACTTAGACACGTTGAGTCTTCAGATTCTCAACAGTTTTAAGATAT ATGATCTTGTCCCGTTGAACGGGTCCATTTCTTTGGGAGATCTTCAAACTAAAACCACATTGGATTCCGTTAATTTGGCGCGCGCTCTGCGTCATGCCATGACGAACAAGATCTTTCAGGAACCCATGCCGGGTTTTATAGCTCACAGTGCTGCTTCCAAGATCCTTGCTCAAGATGGCAACCTTCAAGCTTGGGTGGGTTTGAACGGAGAGGATTTCTTTCCAGCTGGAGCACACACTCTGGAAGCTCTATGTGCCGACCCAAAGGCTACCTCGCTTACGCGGACCGGATTCAACCATGCTTGGGGAACGGTCGACAAAGAGCCCATGTTTGTAACCTTTGGCAAAGATCCCCCACGAGGAAAGCGATTCGCAGTAGCAATGGCAAGCCTCACTGGTGGAGAAGGCTACGAAGTCGGCCATTTCGTTGACAACTACGACTTTTCCGAGGTGGACGCCAATGAAGGGACATTCGTAGATGTTGGCGGTAGCCATGGCTTCGTGTGCGTGGACTTGGCTAGGAAATGGAGCAAGATGAAATTCGTTGTGCAAGATTTGCCAAAAACTGTCGGCAGCGCCCCGAATCCCATATGCGAAGATGAAGGGGTGACCCAACGTATATCGCTCCAGGCTCACGACTTCTTCACGGAGCAACCTGCCAAGGGCGCTGATG TATTTTTTTTCAGGTGGATATTTCACAACCTTGCTTCACATTACGCTGTCACAATTCTGAAGAATCTTATCCCGGCTCTTAAACCTGGAGCCCGTATACTCATCAACGACCACTGTCTCCGCGAACCTGGAGTCGAGAATAACTGGGATGAGAAGCTTATGCGAAGCATGGATCTATTGATGCTGACTCTTCTAAATTCCCAAGAGCGAACGGAAAAGGAGTTTGAGAAACTTTTCAAGGCTGCTGACGAGCGATTCGTTTTCAAG GGTGTGACACGGCCGGAAGGGTGCAGGATGAGTATCATTGAAGCAGTTTGGCAACCTTGA
- a CDS encoding hypothetical protein (BUSCO:38432at5125) — protein sequence MDLAYDHITEDGYAKKTEEPKTTQPQSTLNEDLQDAYKAFSNSPWGAKIGGFFGTVAKQGESVYTQASKELAEVGEDASKGLTSLRSTILSHTRNLSLNTATAGESSKDGEKDQTTPRASQDGSEEAKQSENTLARLRAEAAKRLKDLQKAEEAADEALIKFGGNVRNFLRDAVSIAPPQESDQSGAVLFESKDAQGKRVIHTSRFDAQLHVIHTSIESFTKDPNSSDYAAWSKEFDADQKTPDINDDLQKFPDLRTTMEKLVPDQVPYVDFWKRYYFLRHGIETAEARRRDLLKAASAEDDVAWSDDDSDDDSDDSADTSTPANKTKVEPKTEIKTVPKATPATPATPATASSNTTQPPAKTLLKPAEPRKSNDEKSQADSEASYDVVGAASGKTTQTPNSPKDSKDPKKKAESSDEEDSDDDSDSDEDWE from the exons ATGGATCTGGCTTACGATCATATTACAGAAGATGGCTACGCTAAGAAGACGGAAGAGCCAAAAACTACCCAACCCCAGTCAACTCTGAATGAGGACCTCCAAGACGCATATAAGGCATTCTCAAACAGTCCATGGGGTGCCAAGATTGGTGGTTTCTTTGGAACTGTGGCCAAGCAG GGCGAATCGGTATATACACAAGCATCAAAGGAGCTGGCAGAAGTTGGTGAGGATGCATCAAAAGGACTCACTAGTCTGCGCTCAACTATTTTGAGCCACACACGGAACCTTTCACTCAATACTGCCACGGCTGGTGAGAGCTCAAAAGACGGAGAGAAAGATCAAACCACTCCGAGGGCTTCTCAGGATGGCTCGGAAGAAGCGAAACAGTCTGAGAATACCCTTGCTCGCCTTAGAGCCGAAGCTGCCAAGAGGTTGAAGGACCTCCAGAAAGCCGAGGAAGCTGCTGATGAAGCTCTTATCAAGTTTGGTGGCAATGTCCGAAACTTCCTTCGTGATGCCGTTAGCATTGCACCACCTCAGGAGTCTGACCAGAGTGGTGCTGTTCTTTTCGAAAGCAAGGACGCACAGGGTAAACGTGTGATCCATACTTCAAGATTCGATGCTCAACTACATGTTATTCACACCTCGATTGAGAGTTTCACAAAGGACCCCAACAGTTCCGATTATGCTGCTTGGTCAAAGGAGTTTGATGCTGATCAAAAGACACCTGATATCAATGATGATCTGCAGAAATTCCCCGACTTACGGACTACCATGGAGAAGCTGGTTCCCGACCAGGTTCCCTACGTTGACTTCTGGAAGCGCTACTATTTCCTTCGTCACGGCATTGAGACAGCCGAAGCTAGACGACGAGATCTCCTCAAGG CTGCCTCTGCTGAGGATGACGTTGCCTGGAGTGACGACGATTCTGATGATGACTCCGACGACTCTGCCGATACCAGCACACCCGCgaacaagaccaaggttGAGCCAAAGACTGAAATCAAGACCGTGCCCAAGGCTACTCCTGCTACTCCCGCTACCCCTGCTACTGCTTCCTCCAACACTACACAGCCTCCCGCAAAGACCCTCCTGAAGCCAGCTGAGCCCCGCAAATCCAACGACGAGAAGTCACAGGCCGATAGCGAAGCTAGCTATGACGTTGTCGGCGCTGCCTCTGGAAAAACAACACAGACTCCCAACAGTCCCAAGGATTCAAAGGatcccaagaagaaggcagagagTAGCGACGAGGAAGACAGCGACGATGATTCAGATAGTGACGAGGACTGGGAATAG
- a CDS encoding hypothetical protein (BUSCO:53591at5125), with product MASTEPAQLPPAAERQSEFEQAVAYALHLWPALTLSVQNNWGGPDSADKRDWFAGAIVELFPEYTDTPPKNGKAPEDPDLEEVETVLLQVMVDEFEVNVDDDSGTEVASNILRARASCTLGTYDEVKTLRTRWLNRKGTKVEGVFKRVEDDDQDTDWSDEDDEDDDGGADVEMDDAPALVAAPKEKPQPQVDEDGFTMVTKKK from the exons ATGGCTTCTACAGAACCCGCACAGCTGCCTCCGGCTG CCGAACGTCAATCCGAGTTCGAGCAAGCTGTCGCATACGCCCTACACCTTTGGCCTGCCCTTACACTATCTGTTCAGAACAACTGGGGCGGTCCCGACTCTGCCGACAAGCGCGATTGGTTTGCCGGCGCCATCGTTGAGCTTTTCCCTGAATATACCGACACACCTCCCAAAAATGGCAAGGCTCCCGAGGATCCTGATCtggaggaggtagagacTGTCTTGCTACAGGTCATGGTTGACGAGTTCGAGGTCAACGTCGACGACGATTCAGGCACAGAGGTGGCCTCCAACATTCTCCGTGCTCGCGCAAGCTGCACACTGGGAACCTATGATGAGGTCAAGACTCTGCGCACCCGCTGGTTGAACCGCAAGGGTACAAAGGTTGAGGGCGTCTTCAAGAGAGTTGAGGACGACGATCAGGACACAGACTGgagtgatgaagatgatgaagacgatgatggtggtgCTGATGTTGAGATGGACGACGCTCCTGCTCTGGTTGCAGCGCCTAAGGAGAAGCCGCAACCTCAGGTAGACGAGGACGGCTTCACCATGGTCACCAAGAAGAAATAA
- a CDS encoding hypothetical protein (MEROPS:MER0034960~BUSCO:9000at5125~CAZy:CE10) — MNYLNTTSVSFAVTPTVVSTLFSHYFNRKPLRQRPTAHLSYDEGLHLIRSFLEYASHHTVEELQAFTAQWVPHPQWVKVEHVTISEDQLTRAAQLLQTQLGPDGIRQLGGEKWWQWRKPETTLDAEWIEMRADAYERKQEGGKSRRVMMYIHGGAYYFGSVDEHRYQLQRHARKLKARVFAPRYRLSPQFPFPCGLHDCLTAYLYLLTIQDPTTIVLAGDSAGGGMVMSLLCVLRDQGIPLPAGAILISPWVDLTHSFPSVAGEAPLDYIPQAGFHHKPSKAWPPPNEDDIAMLREEALKKKKGETKKTPGKKELEEKQQAPVVKQEPSDASSRSDWINGGVPVNPEKLLSVVIDGQSVKLKDQIQMYTTNELLAHPLVSPVMQPTLGGLPPLLIMVGGGEILRDEQIYMAHKCANPAKYAPPALTPEGKALLEQYKPTDVQLQVWDDLCHVAPTLSFTRPAKHMYRSVAQFGAWALARAQKRGIEIMDDDNISVISASGSDSESQEKPPKTAETNKSDDFKSGQVGKAGDPLPNFKNHMIRQRVTRHGATLPLVSEAELTACCVDPTSVGVVKEGTVKKWLAMKDQWDHRYASAKAKVHKKMVSDMAVGYHNFGPGECPPPTALAGRRRVDSKLVEGSKKQQKSWGLAMWSLWGSKHDEVTVEREKKATVQPLTRAATTAEGEGARSFADIEQQDRAPVQPGRSRSRSHRRMVTDENQTGSQFITEEMPVSHLIEQRKEQEAAKPSLLSPDYAPETGVAGKRPFLDGIALPFSLNKNAETASMMTLQSDVTPLPGSRPMSPSFHDGDTTQPSQSTQLTSQDAPVIEIAGKRPFLDGTAVPFSLKKEAETASMRTLQSNITAMPSSRPMSPAHPAEPDEKAQENGALNEKSEIDDGASSMLATPLERPGLDTFVTAQEELPRVK; from the exons ATGAACTACCTCAACACTACCTCCGTCTCATTCGCTGTGACGCCGACAGTCGTATCGACTTTATTTTCTCAT TATTTCAACAGGAAACCCCTTCGGCAGCGCCCGACTGCTCATCTCTCTTACGATGAAGGTCTCCATCTGATCCGATCGTTCCTCGAGTATGCGTCACACCACACTGTCGAAGAACTCCAGGCTTTCACCGCGCAATGGGTGCCGCATCCTCAGTGGGTCAAAGTCGAACATGTCACTATATCTGAAGACCAGTTGACGCGCGCCGCTCAATTACTCCAAACGCAATTGGGCCCCGATGGCATCCGGCAACTGGGCGGCGAGAAGTGGTGGCAATGGCGGAAACCAGAGACTACTCTCGATGCTGAATGGATTGAGATGCGCGCGGATGCTTATGAGCGAAAGCAAGAAGGAGGCAAGTCGCGCCGCGTCATGATGTATATTCATGGAGGCGCCTACTACTTTGGCAGTGTTGACGAACATCGATATCAACTGCAGCGACATGCGCGTAAACTCAAAGCACGCGTCTTTGCGCCTCGATATCGTCTTTCACCACAGTTTCCATTCCCATGTGGCCTCCACGACTGCCTTACCGCTTACCTCTATCTTCTCACTATACAAGACCCGACAACTATCGTTCTGGCCGGTGACTCTGCGGGTGGTGGTATGGTTATGTCTCTATTGTGTGTTCTTCGAGATCAAGGGATTCCGCTACCCGCCGGTGCTATTCTCATCAGCCCATGGGTCGATTTGACGCATTCGTTCCCCAGCGTCGCTGGAGAGGCGCCCTTGGATTATATCCCACAGGCTGGTTTCCACCACAAGCCTTCCAAAGCATGGCCACCGCCGAACGAGGACGATATAGCAATGTTGAGAGAAGAGGccctgaagaagaagaaaggtgAGACGAAAAAGACACCAGGTAAAAAGGAACTGGAGGAAAAGCAACAGGCGCCTGTTGTAAAGCAGGAACCATCGGATGCTTCGTCAAGATCGGATTGGATCAATGGCGGAGTCCCCGTTAATCCTGAAAAACTTCTTTCCGTTGTTATCGATGGCCAGTCTGTCAAGCTCAAAGACCAAATCCAG ATGTATACCACTAATGAGCTTCTTGCTCATCCTCTAGTCAGTCCAGTGATGCAGCCTACACTGGGCGGTCTGCCTCCACTCCTCATCATGGTTGGAGGGGGCGAAATTCTTCGAGACGAGCAAATATACATGGCTCATAAATGCGCAAACCCTGCAAAGTATGCGCCCCCGGCCCTGACACCAGAGGGAAAGGCTTTGTTAGAGCAATACAAACCGACAGATGTCCAACTCCAAGTATGGGACGACCTTTGCCATGTGGCACCAACACTGAGTTTCACGCGACCCGCCAAGCACATGTATCGATCTGTTGCTCAATTTGGAGCATGGGCTCTTGCACGAGCTCAGAAGCGTGGTATAGAAATAATGGATGACGACAACATTTCGGTCATCTCTGCATCAGGGTCTGACAGTGAGTCCCAAGAGAAGCCACCGAAAACCGCAGAAACCAATAAGTCGGACGACTTCAAGTCTGGCCAGGTTGGAAAGGCCGGAGACCCTTTACCGAACTTCAAGAACCACATGATTCGACAAAGGGTTACTCGTCACGGTGCAACACTACCATTAGTATCCGAAGCTGAGTTAACAGCATGCTGTGTGGATCCTACATCCGTGGGTGTTGTAAAAGAGGGCACGGTCAAGAAGTGGCTGGCTATGAAAGATCAGTGGGATCACCGATATGCGTCTGCCAAGGCAAAGGTCCACAAGAAGATGGTCAGCGATATGGCCGTTGGCTATCACAATTTTGGCCCTGGAGAATGTCCCCCTCCAACGGCATTGGCTGGTCGACGGAGGGTCGATTCCAAGCTGGTTGAGGGAAGCAAGAAACAACAGAAGAGTTGGGGTCTAGCAATGTGGTCGCTCTGGGGTTCAAAGCACGACGAGGTGACCGTCGAACGAGAGAAGAAGGCGACAGTGCAACCGCTAACACGAGCTGCCACCACTGCCGAGGGTGAAGGAGCGCGCTCCTTTGCTGACATTGAACAGCAGGATAGGGCACCCGTACAGCCTGGCCGATCAAGAAGTAGATCTCATAGACGAATGGTCACCGATGAGAACCAGACGGGTAGTCAGTTTATTACGGAGGAAATGCCAGTTTCTCACCTGATTGAGCAACGAAAGGAGCAAGAAGCCGCCAAGCCTAGCCTGCTCAGTCCAGATTATGCGCCAGAGACCGGTGTGGCAGGCAAAAGACCTTTCCTGGATGGCATTGCGCTGCCGTTCAGCCTCAATAAGAATGCCGAGACGGCCAGTATGATGACACTTCAGTCTGATGTCACGCCCTTGCCAGGCTCAAGACCCATGAGCCCGAGCTTCCATGATGGCGATACCACGCAACCCTCACAGTCGACTCAGCTCACTTCCCAAGATGCGCCGGTCATCGAGATAGCAGGCAAGCGACCGTTTCTTGACGGCACGGCAGTCCCTTTCAGTCTCAAGAAGGAAGCAGAGACTGCCAGCATGAGAACCTTACAATCCAATATTACTGCCATGCCCAGCTCGCGACCTATGAGCCCTGCTCATCCAGCAGAGCCGGATGAAAAGGCACAGGAGAATGGGGCATTAAACGAGAAGAGTGAAATCGATGATGGAGCATCGAGCATGCTCGCCACACCTTTGGAGCGACCTGGCTTGGACACTTTTGTCACTGCACAGGAGGAACTTCCCAGAGTCAAGTAA
- a CDS encoding hypothetical protein (BUSCO:56902at5125), with protein sequence MRPTQALSVGRYRHIRLTTKDVGKGFYKGNRTGSMGRHTKYGGYVIEWNKVRTYAVPPLKDFKLTPFVSREVKTQSGDYKGLEKGPQDPYFYVEQWKRFNGVD encoded by the exons ATGAGACCTACACAAGCGCTCTCGGTCGGTCGATACCGCCACATCAGACTCACGACTAAGGATGTCGGAAAGGGCTTCTACAAAGGTAACCGCACTGGTTCCATGGGTCGACACACAAAGTACGGAGGTTACGTGATCGAATGGAACAAGGTCCGAACATATGCTGTTCCACCTCTGAAGGATTTCAAG CTTACGCCTTTTGTGAGCCGAGAAGTCAAGACACAATCGGGAGACTACAAGGGCCTTGAGAAGGGTCCCCAAGATCCTTACTTTTACGTCGAACAATGGAAGCGATTCAACGGTGTCGACTAA